The following DNA comes from Plodia interpunctella isolate USDA-ARS_2022_Savannah chromosome 1, ilPloInte3.2, whole genome shotgun sequence.
atgttcaTTTCCTAATTTGACCAAAGAATTGATTGCAATCAACTTGAGTTTCagaaaattttatctatattgatAAAAGTATGTATCTAAGATTTATCTTAACATAATGAagattgtaatattatttacattattcagAATAAGTAgtgcaatatatttaaataaataaaataatttataatgtcagAGAATAAGtttggataataaataaataaaaataatttccagCAAATATGGCTGCCAGGCGATAACGACATAGGCGGCGAAGGCGagccaataaaaaaagataaagtgGAGGAATTTGCCAAAGTGTTCATGCAGCCAGATGTTGTGAGATTCTGGAACATATCCTTCTACAAAGTCAATGGCATCACAAACACAGTTCCGCAGATAGTGGCCGGGCCTGAAGACAccaattacaaaattgtggtCTCCCACTACCCTCTGACCCATAGGCATAGTTTTATTAGTAAGGTaatctatttctttttaatattaattactttgttttgaatatatattcctaagtatgtattatatatttactatagcTGCGAAGTGACCCAAAATGAGTTTTGGCCTCCAACAATACAAACTTATCCAATAATGAAAAACTGAATGAATTTGTgagaataaaatttgtatgtaatacaaacttatgtgcaCGACATGGGAAACAGTGCTGTGTACAAGATCAACTGCCATCTCtaaattttacgtttttttttttttttcatttgaaaccATTCTGTTGCAAACAATATCAGGTGAACTCGATCATCCGTCCAGACATATACTTCAGCGCGCACGACCACGAGTCCAAGTACGTGCAGCAGCGGAAGGAGCTGCCGCTGCACAACAGCTCAGTGCTGAACATCCACCGCGACGCCGGACTCTACGAAGTGTCGGTGCCGACGTGTTCGTACCGCATGGGCACCTCACATATTGGCTATGGAGCTGCTTTGATTGGtaaatcttaataatatttcttttaaatacagGTGTTACCCAGGTATaccctaactaatattataaatgcaaaagtgtgtttatttgtttgttatctcttcacgctctatctactcgaatgttcttgaaattttgcatacaagtaggttgaagtgtggagaaggtatgtccttctccacacttcaaactcggaaaaataactcgTTCCGtgaaaaatttacgcgggcgaagccgcgggcaacagctacgAGTATGAGCACGAGATGGCTTACCATCTCGTATCTTAATACGGCACTCTGTGTAGATTCTTTGTTATAAGTTCCAAGTTAATgttaacacatttaaaaaggGAGTAAGGTTTTCGATGGGTTTTCATATTTGTTACAGTGTACGCAATTGACAACTACTTTTATCACAGTTAATtacagttaaatatatttttttaatatacaagaaagagaGTTCGGTCGCCAGATGAAagatacttataaaaatacataatttgcatcaaaaagttcttagTAGTCAGGTCCAATATTATCTATAGCAATATTCATGATATGGAGTCCTATTTTAGACTGATCCACACGCCACATTATGAAGCTACATAATGCTGTGATTtggattaattatatttatccaaAGGTAAAAGTGCCgagttttaaatttgattttgactcgTGGTCTCACTCATTTTGTCCCACTGTTAATTAATGTGATCCCACTAATCATGGTTCGTGGTCCCACAACTTAGTGGTACCAGTCATAGGTATTTCGTACTAAAACTCTGCTATTTATGAATCgatgttgtttattttcagaGCGTGACCACTGGCTGGTCCAGTACACGGTATTCTGGTCGCCACAGCGGTTCCCGCAGCTGTTCTTCTACGCTCTAGTGCTCATCTTATTCTGCGTGTACGTCATCGTGTTCTGTCAGAGCAGGCTGATGCGCTATTGCAGGTCCAGCAGCAGGACCATGGACGAGGTTCCGTTTTTGAAAAGAGTCTAGTAACTAGTGTTGCCGCTTGATAGAATATCGATAGCGTTTCgatagactatcgatagttttgcATACTGTCGATAGTGTCCAATGCATATTGCATAGTGTCATGCAATGGTATCATTGCatgacaaaatattgataataaagcAATACAAAACATTCCAACAAGGTATGTGAATTGAAAtgccaaaattttaatatacctatattattattattatattttataaagaaaacgcCAAAGAGTTAAACGATTGGAATTtggtcaatttaaatatatagaaacgGCCCCAAcagacaaatttatataaacatgtaGGAACAAATCACTAAAATTGAGTTAGCCTTTAAGCTAAGGATACTAAcacaactatactatattttataacatacttttcccgcggcttcatCCGCGTTTATTTTCACCTCCTATTAtagtcatttttgaaaaatggcCTATGTTTGACCATTCAAAGATAGgccatttttcaaaaatgactaTAAAATAGGAGGTGAAACTCCCATGAGTGTACGTGCATaccatatttcatcaaaatcggtccaacgGTTTTACCGTGAAAGCGAAATAGGCAGACTTGCgcgattataatttaataactatgGATTTAATACTTTTGTTGGATTTCTAAATAGCACCTATGaattatgtcatttttattatcatgttatctattaattttagatttgttttatctttttattatacattccTAACCACAGTGCatttgtcatttatatattttttttatgatgtagtacaaataatatctataaaactAACAGTTCTACTTATAAACTAATGAGGAGATCAATTTTTGCTGTTACatcaattttttgttatagaaGCAATGTGCCCAGAACTAGTAGCATCTCCCCGCTAACCTGCCAGTTTGCAGTGCAAAGCACTGCTCTTCGTTCTCTAGTTGTCTAGATGAGACGCGCTGAGATTTCCGACCATAATTTCTTTGGTTCACGGGCCGAGGGACCCATTGTCTCCATTGCGAAAGTTAAACACATTTTTCCCAGTAGTGATCTGGGCTTCATATTCTCAGTATGTTAAGTCGGCCGCACCCGAAAGGCAAGACGCCTGCCAAGCCACTATTTATGCCACACTAACGTCGAACGCCGATTGCATggacattgcgtagttagtacgagtgcttttatgtaccgcaatgaaaaaccagcaatgtatgccgaatacGTCAAATTTCAGCGAACTTATCCGTCATAGTGTGAAGTTGGCATTAGATTATTATCATGTGTCATAAGACAGATGATTGGtgctaaaaataacaaatactatatggaaaatgtaaataataaaaaataaaattaataaaaatatagctatGTATTTCGTAACAACTTACATAATTTCAATCCAAGTCCATATTTGTGAAAAGCATTTCCAAATATATGACAATGTACAGTTCCCTTCATATATTTcatagaaaacaaacaaaatttcccttattagaaaataattacaaaaatttttaatgttcatataaaaataccaaaacaattaaaataaattaagtgacttttatattatcatcaaCTATGCTCTCTTGTCTTGCTCTTTCAGCtctcttttaaataaacagcATTATATACACAGCAGATATGCATAATTAgcaatataggtaatataagaAAATCCTAAAggcataataaattagttattgaACAGTTAAAGGCTGTTTGTTCCTTGCTCTCAAACAGGagttacaaaatgttacataTGTGACATttaatacattacataaatataatacattcgCTTTTTATGTAACAGggttatttaattgtaattttaaatattttttaattcaatttttttttaaatttaaattcaaaaatatttaaaattatgttataacaGGCACATAACAGGGTTATTAAgttgtagttttaaatatttttgaatcttTCATAATaccctaatattataaaaataaaattgttaatacaTTAGCTTTTTTTATGAGAGTTCTAGTTTTTCAGCGTCACAGACAAAAATATCTTGTCTAATTCACCACTCCAAAGTCGTGGGCCAAGCCGGCCACGACTTTGGAGTGgtgaagaagaatatttagatattaaacaaattttaaataggagTTTGCACTTGTGGCCCCTTTGATTTGTTTAAGTATTAAACCAACAAACTTGCTTTTCAAATTTCTCTATATTTCTTGTTGTGGTAGACAAAGCTGTCTTTGGAAGTCGTCTTCCTAGACATTCCTCGTAGCTGAAAATGGTTGCTCTcgtgtggaatgaaacatacaccAATTATCCTGGcagtacaaatatataaagtaaatcaTTATAATAGCTATATCTCGGGTAAAGCTAGATTGAAATGACCcacagaattattattattagaatagtATTTTAATACGAGCTCTCATTCCAagtacatataggtacatagtgCAATAGTGTGTGTATCATTTTAACTCACACAGGTGTATGTATctcctaaatattatttactaaatgtatttaaatatttttgtacaatacaTGTATTGTAAACTaatctgtttttgttttatttcgctGCAAACCTTtcagtaaaaccataaaagtCAGCAATGATACCATGTACACGTTTAAAATAAGGAATGTCAATTCTGTCGAGACTAGTAATGTTCTTACACTTAAATTGATGGCTCCAGTTATTAAATTAGCCACCAAAAAACATGGCAATCCATTTGCATTAATATCGGAAAGTATCATTGGAGCTTCAAAATCATCGTAAATAACTTCAACAAAGTATGTAACCATCATGATCGACCATAATATTGCTGCAATGTACAAGCAGTAGCCAGCATTAGCTAGAGTTCTAGATGTTGTTCTATAATCCGGCAATATACATGTAAAAGTCCAAAGAATAGCAACAGATATCATAAGTTTCTTCAGTACTTCACTTCTTTGGCTAGATTTATCATTGAATACTGTTTGGAAGTAAGCAGCAAATAAGTACATTGAGACATAGCCCAGACTTGATGCTATTCCTTCTCGGTTGGCAGAAATCAAATCTGTGCGAGGAATGTCACTGAACACCCATCCTTCCAGTCCATAGTACAGCAGGAACTCATGAACAGCTAATGTTACGATGCTTAGCAATAAACGTTTGtcagaaaaatatagtaataaactGGACAGTAGCTTACAAACAGCTATGGTGAAAAAGAAGTTCCAATGCACTCCATATTCAGTAACATGTTCGTGGTAGTCCAACTGCTTTACAGACACATATCTGCCGACTCCAAGGCAAAATAAGATTGATACAAATTGAGCGTTGCTTTTTAAAACGTAACCGATACCTTTTTGGCGGACGTCTTTGTGAACAAGACCACTTATGAGTACGAATAAGCCCACACCTGTATCCATCAAACTGTAACCATAGTTTTCAGTCTTGGCCAAATTTCTTGGAAAACCTTGAAAATCAACAGCTAGGATACAAAACACAGTCATCAAATAAGTCAGTCCCCTCACTGTTGTTATTGTCTGTATCTTCTTGAAATCATTAGGTTGTTCTAGTTTTTTCGTTACATCAATATAGCACCAATAGCCATATATCTCATAAGCCAACGGGAGAAATAtggttatatttaataaatatatatggtgTGCAAGGAATGTATTAGCAgctatcaaaaataaaataatgataatatattcGTACAAATACTGCAAGTACTTGCCTCTCTGGTCCATTCGTAATATTGAGGTGAAAAGGCAGCATTGAACAGTATACATGATGCAACAGAATGTATGAAAAGCCGTCGACCCATGGTTGTTAAACATAAACTTCTGATGGTAAATCTTATATTCCGTGGCATTCATAATGAATAGTCCTGTAGACGCCTGAGATAAGGTTCGGACAAACCCTTTTTTTGTTATCCTTATCAGATACTGTTTTTCTTAGAATAATTTACAAGATTTCTAGGAACTCTTGAATATCACATTATCAGCGCTTGGAAATGACATTTAggacgtaataaattatatccaaaggttttgaaaacaaaacacaaactGAAATAGAACCAAAAAACACGATCAAAACAACTATGAACTACGAAAAACTTTTTCAGtttgtttgacattgacagctgCAAATGTCATGTTGAGAGaagttatgttttatttcggCCAAGGGCCAAAATGAGTATAGTAGTaccttttaaaatgtaaatgaaacGTTCATCAACATTTAATaacttgtttataataaacaagttattaaataggtaAGATAAAGAACTGAGCATATGATCTATGGAATATCTTGTCATTGTTTTCACCATCAGACCAATAAcgatacaataaaatacaataggtTGCCTTGATATTGAAACaccgaaaatatttttattcaaaagtttatttcttacttaGTCCTAACACAAAGACTAGCTTAGAACTAATTTGTAACTTagtaaacaaatgtttaattgtacaaacataaataagttttata
Coding sequences within:
- the Mppe gene encoding metallophosphoesterase 1 → MFFKRSTTVKYSIAVLVGAVLYCEWFVYLAQPLSWPTLQCLHDPCTRVLFIADPQIQGDTAVGPPLSYLFNWDSDRYLKSTFSVVLNHFNPDVLVYLGDLTDEGSIATMAQFHSYVKRLSNIFEVDYPVVQIWLPGDNDIGGEGEPIKKDKVEEFAKVFMQPDVVRFWNISFYKVNGITNTVPQIVAGPEDTNYKIVVSHYPLTHRHSFISKVNSIIRPDIYFSAHDHESKYVQQRKELPLHNSSVLNIHRDAGLYEVSVPTCSYRMGTSHIGYGAALIERDHWLVQYTVFWSPQRFPQLFFYALVLILFCVYVIVFCQSRLMRYCRSSSRTMDEVPFLKRV
- the LOC128672902 gene encoding phosphatidylinositol-glycan biosynthesis class W protein-like; protein product: MNATEYKIYHQKFMFNNHGSTAFHTFCCIMYTVQCCLFTSILRMDQRGKYLQYLYEYIIIILFLIAANTFLAHHIYLLNITIFLPLAYEIYGYWCYIDVTKKLEQPNDFKKIQTITTVRGLTYLMTVFCILAVDFQGFPRNLAKTENYGYSLMDTGVGLFVLISGLVHKDVRQKGIGYVLKSNAQFVSILFCLGVGRYVSVKQLDYHEHVTEYGVHWNFFFTIAVCKLLSSLLLYFSDKRLLLSIVTLAVHEFLLYYGLEGWVFSDIPRTDLISANREGIASSLGYVSMYLFAAYFQTVFNDKSSQRSEVLKKLMISVAILWTFTCILPDYRTTSRTLANAGYCLYIAAILWSIMMVTYFVEVIYDDFEAPMILSDINANGLPCFLVANLITGAINLSVRTLLVSTELTFLILNVYMVSLLTFMVLLKGLQRNKTKTD